From one Marinobacter sp. LV10MA510-1 genomic stretch:
- a CDS encoding TIGR04219 family outer membrane beta-barrel protein — protein MRKLLMVMAGSAVLAAPMAQADILGLGAQVGYWDSELSGDVATNGGSVDVNDELNLDGESSNQLSLYLEHPIPLLPNVRVAYINIDQTARGQLSGGFDDISAGSDVRSDLELEQLDLTLYYEVLDNWVNLDLGLTVRDFSGDLLVQDVQAGGQPSRTTADAVLPMGYLAARFDLPFSGVSVGIEGNAIAYSGDSLHDFNVYGQYQLSLLQLRAGYRQMAVDYEDGDDRFDVEIDGPFISAGVVF, from the coding sequence ATGCGTAAATTATTGATGGTTATGGCCGGTTCAGCGGTATTGGCAGCGCCGATGGCGCAAGCGGATATACTGGGGCTTGGCGCCCAGGTAGGCTACTGGGATTCTGAGCTGTCTGGTGACGTGGCCACCAATGGCGGCTCCGTGGATGTAAACGATGAGCTTAATCTGGATGGCGAAAGCAGCAATCAGCTGAGCCTGTATCTGGAACACCCGATTCCTTTGCTGCCTAACGTGCGTGTGGCTTATATCAACATTGACCAGACTGCCCGCGGCCAGTTGAGCGGTGGTTTCGATGATATTAGCGCCGGCTCAGACGTACGCTCTGATCTGGAACTTGAACAGCTGGATTTAACCCTGTATTACGAAGTACTGGATAATTGGGTGAATCTGGACCTGGGCCTGACTGTAAGAGATTTTTCCGGTGATCTGTTAGTGCAAGATGTGCAGGCGGGTGGCCAACCCAGTCGTACCACAGCCGATGCGGTTTTGCCCATGGGCTATCTTGCAGCGCGTTTTGATCTGCCGTTCAGCGGTGTCAGTGTTGGCATCGAAGGCAATGCCATTGCCTACAGCGGTGATTCCCTGCACGATTTTAACGTGTACGGCCAGTATCAGTTGTCACTACTGCAGTTGCGTGCCGGCTATCGCCAGATGGCGGTGGATTACGAAGACGGTGACGACCGCTTCGACGTGGAAATCGACGGCCCGTTCATCAGCGCCGGCGTGGTGTTTTAA
- the purC gene encoding phosphoribosylaminoimidazolesuccinocarboxamide synthase, producing the protein MEKREELYAGKAKSVHTTDDPERFVLVFRDDTSAFDGERIEQLNRKGMVNNKFNAFIMEKLEAAGIPTHFEGLLSDVECLVKKLDMIPVECVIRNISAGSLCRRIGVEEGLELNPPTFELFLKNDALHDPMVNESLAISLGWAKADELAQMKTLTYKVNDVLKTLFADAGMLLVDYKLEFGRSHGQIVLGDEFSPDGCRIWDAETRNKMDKDRFRQGLGNVIETYEEVGRRLGMSFD; encoded by the coding sequence ATGGAAAAGCGTGAAGAACTCTACGCCGGCAAAGCCAAATCGGTGCACACCACTGACGATCCCGAGCGTTTTGTACTGGTATTCCGCGACGACACCTCGGCTTTCGACGGCGAGAGAATAGAGCAGCTGAACCGCAAAGGCATGGTGAACAACAAGTTCAACGCCTTCATTATGGAAAAGTTGGAAGCCGCGGGCATTCCTACCCACTTCGAAGGCTTGCTGTCAGACGTTGAATGCCTGGTGAAAAAGCTCGACATGATTCCGGTCGAATGTGTGATTCGCAATATCTCTGCCGGCAGCCTGTGCCGTCGCATTGGCGTAGAAGAAGGCCTGGAGTTGAATCCGCCCACCTTTGAGCTGTTCCTGAAAAACGACGCACTGCACGACCCCATGGTCAACGAATCACTGGCCATCAGCCTGGGCTGGGCCAAAGCCGACGAACTGGCACAGATGAAAACGCTGACCTATAAAGTAAATGACGTGCTCAAAACCCTGTTTGCGGACGCCGGCATGCTGTTGGTGGATTACAAATTGGAATTCGGCCGCAGCCACGGTCAGATTGTGCTGGGCGACGAGTTCAGCCCCGACGGCTGTCGTATCTGGGATGCCGAAACTCGCAATAAAATGGACAAAGACCGATTTCGCCAGGGCCTTGGTAACGTGATTGAAACCTACGAAGAAGTAGGCCGCCGCCTGGGTATGTCGTTCGACTGA
- the bamC gene encoding outer membrane protein assembly factor BamC, whose amino-acid sequence MQVLSRTRYSRCTAPFKTQFSKIQACKPLAIATGFALVAGLGGCSLVSDRSADYVGAPEGKAIELPASADESRFRQVMPVRDINLANAGKLFPDGIPTPPDMTSEILNQNYAVEELDGRAWLLVNDVPGRLWPAVAAYMSDRRLGVAFDSPQLGLQQSELVNFSLRARELVQLEGEASASEPKVLLQVRIAPGVRRKSTEIQIRNIVVADQPEALLSWDTTRVPDSADLELQKRLLADMGEFLKAGEENKSFSRAASGMTSKPLVKLISENEQASAIDMQLDYGRAWAEVSRALNESDMTIIDLNRSEGWFQVDYRSADERESGWFSWFSWFSDNEAPRHTHTVNVTGGEQTVQVSAETANNYSGEQTSSTLLNRLFDYLY is encoded by the coding sequence ATGCAGGTTCTCTCCAGAACCCGTTATTCAAGGTGCACAGCGCCTTTTAAAACCCAATTCTCCAAAATTCAGGCCTGCAAACCCCTGGCCATCGCCACCGGCTTTGCGCTGGTGGCGGGCTTGGGAGGCTGCAGCCTGGTGTCGGACCGTTCCGCGGATTACGTCGGTGCACCCGAAGGCAAGGCTATTGAGCTGCCCGCAAGCGCCGACGAATCCCGCTTCCGACAGGTTATGCCCGTGCGTGATATTAATTTGGCCAACGCGGGCAAACTGTTCCCTGACGGCATTCCCACTCCGCCGGACATGACCTCTGAAATTCTGAACCAGAATTATGCGGTAGAAGAGCTGGACGGTCGCGCCTGGCTGTTGGTTAACGACGTGCCGGGTCGCCTGTGGCCGGCAGTCGCCGCGTATATGTCTGACCGCCGCCTGGGCGTTGCGTTTGACAGCCCGCAGCTTGGCTTGCAGCAAAGCGAGTTGGTGAACTTCAGCCTGCGCGCCCGTGAACTGGTGCAGCTTGAGGGCGAGGCCAGCGCAAGCGAACCCAAAGTGCTGCTACAGGTACGCATTGCACCCGGTGTTCGCCGTAAATCCACGGAAATTCAGATCCGCAACATAGTGGTAGCCGATCAGCCCGAGGCTCTGCTGAGCTGGGACACCACCCGTGTGCCAGACTCCGCTGATCTGGAGCTGCAAAAACGCCTTCTGGCCGATATGGGCGAGTTTTTGAAAGCCGGGGAAGAGAACAAGTCCTTCTCCCGCGCAGCGTCTGGCATGACCAGCAAACCTTTGGTAAAACTGATATCTGAAAACGAGCAGGCCAGTGCCATCGACATGCAGCTCGATTACGGCCGCGCCTGGGCAGAAGTCAGCCGCGCACTGAACGAATCGGATATGACCATCATAGACCTGAATCGCAGTGAAGGCTGGTTCCAGGTGGACTATCGCAGCGCTGACGAGCGCGAATCTGGCTGGTTCAGCTGGTTCAGCTGGTTTAGCGATAACGAAGCCCCGCGTCACACCCATACGGTGAACGTGACCGGCGGCGAACAGACGGTGCAGGTCAGCGCAGAAACCGCGAATAATTACAGCGGTGAACAAACATCTTCCACGCTTCTTAACCGCCTGTTTGACTATCTGTATTAA
- the dapA gene encoding 4-hydroxy-tetrahydrodipicolinate synthase, with translation MITGSLVALVTPMHPNGDIHWEHLDKLVDFHIENGTHGIVAVGTTGESATLDPEEHCKTIGHIIKRVNGRIPVIAGTGGNSTREAIALTSAAEKLGADACLLVVPYYNKPTQEGLYQHFRTIAEAVPMMKQMLYNVPGRTACDMLNETVVRLADISNIIAIKDATGNIPRGAELIQAVKGRLDVYSGDDATAMELMLAGAKGNVSVTANVAPRAMADLCTAAVAGNREEAERLNELLMPLNRKLFLEANPIPVKWALHRMGMIGAGLRLPLTVLSEQFHGEVEEALKASGVL, from the coding sequence ATGATTACGGGTAGCCTTGTCGCACTGGTCACACCCATGCACCCAAATGGAGACATTCACTGGGAGCACCTGGACAAACTGGTGGACTTTCACATTGAAAATGGCACCCATGGCATCGTTGCCGTGGGCACAACCGGCGAGTCTGCAACTCTGGACCCGGAAGAGCACTGTAAGACCATCGGCCACATCATCAAACGGGTGAATGGTCGTATTCCGGTGATTGCCGGAACCGGTGGCAACAGTACCCGCGAAGCCATTGCGCTCACGTCCGCGGCCGAAAAGCTTGGGGCTGACGCCTGCCTGCTAGTGGTGCCTTACTACAATAAGCCGACCCAAGAAGGCCTGTACCAGCATTTCCGCACCATCGCCGAAGCCGTCCCGATGATGAAGCAAATGCTGTACAACGTGCCCGGCCGCACCGCCTGCGACATGCTGAATGAAACCGTGGTTCGCCTGGCTGATATCTCCAACATCATTGCCATTAAAGACGCCACCGGCAATATTCCCCGCGGCGCCGAGTTAATTCAAGCGGTAAAAGGCCGCCTGGACGTCTATTCGGGTGACGACGCAACGGCCATGGAACTGATGCTGGCCGGCGCCAAAGGCAACGTATCGGTAACGGCCAACGTTGCCCCCCGGGCCATGGCCGACTTGTGCACGGCGGCTGTTGCGGGCAACCGCGAAGAAGCCGAACGCCTGAACGAACTGCTGATGCCCCTGAACCGCAAACTGTTTCTGGAAGCCAATCCGATTCCGGTAAAATGGGCGTTGCATCGCATGGGTATGATCGGTGCCGGCTTGCGCTTGCCATTGACGGTACTCAGCGAACAATTCCATGGCGAAGTGGAAGAGGCCCTGAAAGCTTCAGGCGTACTCTGA
- a CDS encoding peroxiredoxin, which produces MPSVELNKTIPDFEATATGDQTVRLADLRGRNVVIYFYPKDDTPGCTTESQDFRDNMQTFTEHDTEIFGVSRDGLKSHDNFRGKFELPFHLISDKDETLCALFDVIKLKKLYGKEYMGIDRSTFLIDAKGVLRQEWRGVKVPGHIDEVLAAVKAL; this is translated from the coding sequence ATGCCATCCGTAGAACTGAACAAAACCATACCTGACTTTGAAGCGACTGCTACCGGCGACCAGACGGTTCGCCTGGCCGATTTACGCGGCCGCAATGTGGTGATCTATTTTTACCCGAAAGACGACACACCCGGCTGTACCACCGAGAGCCAAGACTTCCGCGACAACATGCAAACCTTCACCGAACATGACACAGAGATTTTTGGCGTGTCCCGCGATGGCCTGAAATCCCACGATAATTTCCGTGGCAAGTTCGAACTGCCGTTTCACCTGATTTCCGACAAAGACGAAACGCTCTGCGCTTTGTTCGACGTGATCAAGCTGAAAAAACTCTACGGTAAAGAATACATGGGTATTGACCGCAGTACCTTCCTGATTGACGCCAAGGGCGTACTTCGCCAGGAATGGCGCGGCGTAAAAGTGCCGGGCCATATTGACGAGGTGCTCGCGGCAGTCAAAGCACTATAG
- a CDS encoding AI-2E family transporter has translation MVRILRGFAHKYFSDEEAVILGLMLIIGTMFVIWFGAMLAPAIASLIVAFILQGLVTKMVSWKVPEPLAILVVFLLFLGILAGAIFGLLPLVWAQLTNLARETPRIIGELQLYLELLPERYPQLVSLDAVATIYQQVSTEVGQATQWLVSASLSSIPDLLALLIYAVLVPILVFFFLKDRDVLLGSIARMLPPQRATMRKIWHEVNRQCANYVRGKALEILIIGTTTYITFKILGLPYAALLSLLVGLSVVIPYIGAAVVTVPVAIIALFAFGWGSQFIWIMVAYGVIQALDGNVLVPVLFSEVNNLHPVAIIVAVLFFGGIWGLWGVFFAIPLATMVKAVVAAWPVRELPPAPVNR, from the coding sequence ATGGTTAGAATATTACGCGGATTCGCCCACAAATACTTTTCAGATGAAGAAGCTGTCATCCTCGGGTTGATGCTGATTATCGGCACCATGTTCGTCATCTGGTTTGGCGCCATGCTGGCCCCGGCCATCGCTTCTTTAATCGTTGCTTTTATTCTACAAGGCCTGGTTACCAAGATGGTGTCCTGGAAAGTGCCAGAACCGCTGGCCATCCTGGTTGTGTTTTTACTGTTTCTCGGCATTCTGGCCGGCGCCATTTTTGGCCTTCTGCCACTGGTGTGGGCTCAGCTGACCAATCTGGCCCGGGAAACACCGCGCATTATCGGCGAATTACAGTTGTATCTGGAACTCTTGCCCGAGCGCTACCCGCAGCTGGTGTCGCTGGACGCAGTCGCTACTATTTACCAACAGGTGTCGACCGAAGTAGGGCAAGCTACCCAGTGGCTGGTGTCGGCATCACTGTCCAGTATTCCGGATCTGTTGGCGCTGCTGATATACGCCGTGCTGGTGCCCATACTGGTGTTTTTCTTCTTGAAAGACCGCGATGTTCTGTTGGGCTCAATCGCCCGTATGTTGCCGCCGCAGCGCGCAACCATGCGCAAAATCTGGCATGAAGTGAATCGCCAATGCGCCAACTACGTGCGTGGCAAAGCTTTGGAGATTCTGATTATTGGAACCACCACGTATATAACGTTCAAAATTCTAGGTCTGCCCTATGCCGCCTTGCTGTCGCTGCTGGTGGGTCTGAGCGTGGTGATTCCTTATATCGGCGCCGCAGTCGTCACGGTTCCAGTGGCTATTATCGCCCTGTTTGCCTTTGGCTGGGGCAGCCAGTTTATCTGGATAATGGTGGCGTACGGCGTCATTCAGGCTTTGGACGGCAACGTGCTGGTGCCGGTGCTGTTTTCTGAAGTAAACAACCTGCACCCGGTGGCCATTATTGTCGCGGTGCTGTTCTTCGGCGGTATATGGGGGCTATGGGGTGTGTTTTTTGCCATCCCTCTGGCCACCATGGTAAAGGCGGTGGTGGCTGCGTGGCCGGTGCGGGAGTTACCCCCGGCACCGGTCAACCGCTAA
- a CDS encoding sulfurtransferase TusA family protein, whose amino-acid sequence MADRTLDASGLQCPMPLLKTKLELNTMAPGEQLEVVATDPGSARDIPAFIAISAHQVVESTVDGSQYRFVIRCGDSVRRSH is encoded by the coding sequence ATGGCTGATCGAACTCTGGATGCTTCGGGCCTGCAATGCCCGATGCCTTTGTTGAAAACCAAACTCGAACTGAACACCATGGCCCCCGGCGAACAGCTGGAAGTGGTTGCTACAGATCCTGGCTCTGCCAGAGATATTCCGGCATTCATCGCCATATCTGCCCATCAGGTGGTTGAATCCACCGTTGACGGCAGTCAGTACCGTTTTGTTATCCGCTGCGGCGATTCAGTGCGGCGGAGCCATTAA
- a CDS encoding M48 family metalloprotease translates to MNSLNGHLRFNILLCALLALTLMTMGVSTGAAAQSQGSTLPTIGGTGGGLIAGQQEADIGRQVLVSLRRSAPQITDPLVYDYLGAILYRLVPSAPLQNRDLTLALIDDPALNAFAVPGGIVGVNGGLFLFARTEQQFASVLAHELAHLSQRHFARRLEQQQTSTPLTIAGLIAGIVLTAVTQSDIGIAAIAGTQALAIQNMLEYSRANEQEADRVGLDILANAGLDPRGMPEMFEIMMRKSRWQGNSVPEYLSTHPLSQSRVADTQNRAAQYPLTRIEDSPEYHLIRARLQVHYAASAGAAIDSFRAALNELKNTGTGSSNDTSNTAIRYGLAVAYIEDRQYAEAETLLNQLLVANPGRITFQVTLAQSLIADKRLTEARALLVRALARNPGNYPITHTLAQLELASDNGAAAAELLSQLARNKPQQEHLWFQLAEAEGMARNIVGVHRARAEYDALMGDLESAQRQLRQAQEKLTAGSPMRQIVTERLSAITAELNVRRNG, encoded by the coding sequence ATGAACAGCCTGAATGGCCACCTTCGCTTCAATATCCTGCTGTGCGCGCTGCTGGCGCTGACATTAATGACTATGGGTGTCAGTACAGGCGCCGCTGCTCAGAGTCAGGGTAGCACGCTACCCACCATCGGCGGCACCGGTGGCGGCCTGATTGCCGGCCAGCAGGAAGCTGATATCGGGCGCCAGGTGCTGGTGTCGCTGCGGCGTTCCGCTCCGCAGATCACCGACCCTCTGGTGTATGACTACCTGGGCGCCATTCTTTACCGCTTGGTGCCATCGGCGCCTTTGCAGAACCGTGACCTCACACTGGCGCTGATTGATGACCCTGCCCTCAATGCTTTTGCGGTGCCCGGCGGCATTGTAGGGGTAAACGGCGGTCTGTTTCTGTTTGCCCGCACCGAGCAGCAGTTTGCATCGGTGCTGGCCCACGAGCTGGCCCACCTTAGCCAACGCCATTTTGCCCGCCGCCTGGAACAGCAGCAAACCAGCACCCCGCTGACCATCGCCGGCCTGATTGCCGGTATTGTGCTAACAGCCGTTACCCAGTCTGACATTGGCATTGCCGCTATTGCCGGTACTCAGGCCCTGGCGATTCAGAATATGCTGGAATACAGCCGCGCAAATGAGCAGGAAGCGGACCGCGTAGGATTGGATATTCTTGCCAACGCCGGGCTAGACCCGCGGGGCATGCCGGAAATGTTTGAAATTATGATGCGGAAGAGCCGCTGGCAAGGCAACAGCGTGCCCGAGTACTTGTCTACCCACCCACTATCCCAGAGCCGGGTTGCAGACACCCAGAACCGCGCCGCGCAATACCCGTTGACGCGCATCGAAGACAGCCCGGAATACCATCTGATACGGGCCCGCCTGCAGGTGCATTATGCGGCTTCTGCGGGTGCTGCCATCGATAGTTTTCGGGCGGCGCTTAATGAATTAAAAAATACCGGCACCGGCTCTAGCAACGATACCAGCAATACCGCCATTCGTTATGGGCTGGCAGTGGCTTATATAGAAGACCGCCAATACGCCGAAGCTGAGACCCTGCTTAACCAGCTGTTGGTGGCCAACCCTGGGCGCATTACGTTTCAGGTGACTCTGGCGCAAAGTTTAATTGCCGACAAACGTCTGACTGAAGCTCGGGCGCTGCTGGTGCGGGCGCTGGCTCGCAACCCGGGCAACTACCCGATTACCCACACGCTGGCGCAGCTGGAACTGGCCTCGGACAACGGCGCAGCGGCGGCGGAACTGCTGTCACAGCTGGCTCGCAACAAACCGCAACAGGAACACTTGTGGTTCCAGCTGGCGGAAGCCGAAGGCATGGCGCGCAATATTGTGGGAGTGCACAGGGCAAGAGCGGAATACGATGCGTTGATGGGCGACCTGGAATCGGCCCAGCGCCAATTACGCCAGGCCCAGGAAAAACTGACGGCCGGGTCGCCCATGCGCCAGATTGTAACCGAGCGCTTGAGCGCCATTACCGCCGAGCTTAACGTTCGGCGCAATGGTTAA
- the nadA gene encoding quinolinate synthase NadA has protein sequence MTKAEDRILVQEYLAHAAEPKPLSAEEKARLEARIKASLKEKNAVLVAHYYVDPDIQRLAEESGGCVADSLEMARFGNQHPASTVVVAGVRFMGETAKILNPEKTVLMPTLEATCSLDVGCPVDEFSAFCDEHPDRTVVVYANTSAAVKARADWVVTSSCAQAIVESLDARGEKILWAPDKHLGHWVQKTTGADMLLWNGSCIVHEEFKHRGLEDLKAIYPDAAVLVHPESPDAVVELADVVGSTSQLINAVKTLPNERFIVATDNGIFYKMQQLAPNKTLIEAPTAGNGATCRSCAQCPWMAMNGLENLLAVLEAPKGQASNQEVLVDEALREDALRPLQRMLDFTANMNLKAAGNA, from the coding sequence ATGACTAAAGCCGAAGACCGTATCCTTGTTCAGGAATACCTGGCCCACGCCGCGGAGCCGAAGCCCCTTAGCGCTGAAGAAAAGGCGCGGCTTGAAGCTCGCATCAAGGCTTCTCTGAAGGAAAAAAACGCTGTTCTGGTGGCGCACTATTACGTCGACCCAGACATTCAGCGCCTGGCTGAAGAAAGTGGTGGCTGTGTCGCCGACTCCCTGGAAATGGCCCGTTTTGGCAATCAGCATCCCGCGTCTACCGTAGTGGTGGCCGGCGTTCGCTTTATGGGCGAAACCGCCAAGATTCTGAATCCAGAAAAAACCGTTCTGATGCCCACGCTCGAAGCCACCTGCTCACTGGACGTAGGTTGCCCGGTGGATGAATTTTCAGCTTTCTGCGATGAACATCCAGACCGCACTGTGGTGGTGTACGCCAACACCTCGGCGGCGGTTAAAGCCCGCGCCGATTGGGTGGTCACCTCAAGCTGCGCCCAAGCCATTGTGGAATCGCTGGACGCCCGCGGTGAAAAAATCCTGTGGGCGCCAGACAAACACCTGGGCCACTGGGTGCAGAAAACCACCGGCGCCGACATGCTGCTGTGGAACGGCTCCTGCATTGTGCACGAAGAGTTCAAGCACCGTGGCCTGGAAGATCTGAAAGCGATTTACCCGGACGCCGCCGTATTGGTGCACCCGGAATCGCCGGATGCGGTGGTGGAACTGGCCGACGTTGTAGGGTCTACCTCACAGCTGATCAACGCCGTAAAAACCCTGCCGAACGAACGCTTTATTGTGGCGACCGACAACGGCATTTTTTATAAAATGCAGCAATTGGCACCCAACAAAACCCTGATTGAAGCGCCCACCGCCGGTAACGGTGCGACCTGCCGCAGCTGCGCTCAGTGTCCGTGGATGGCTATGAATGGGCTGGAAAACCTGCTGGCAGTGCTGGAAGCACCAAAGGGCCAGGCCAGCAATCAGGAAGTGCTGGTAGATGAAGCCCTACGTGAAGACGCTCTGCGGCCTTTACAGCGCATGCTGGATTTCACCGCCAATATGAATCTGAAGGCGGCTGGCAACGCCTGA
- the ybgF gene encoding tol-pal system protein YbgF, with protein MTIKLMAAATLLFAVTQAGAVLAQSSTPAFQNNASEASRQAGNNQASAELFYMLQQLQGDLRRLQGEVEEQRHLLERLEQQSRDRYIDLDQRILKLTAAQQQAQAAASAAPATPAPAAVQAKDYRQPSAEESKAYNSIVDLIRNQKKYDQAITQIYEFLDTYPEGDLTVNAYYWLGEVYLVKPQLEQAKQAFSIVATRFADHRKAADSTYKLGITLDRLGEKEEAGRRMQTVVKNYPDSSAAKLAQSYLDGQSSGS; from the coding sequence ATGACTATAAAGCTCATGGCGGCTGCCACCCTCCTGTTTGCGGTAACGCAGGCAGGAGCGGTGCTGGCACAGTCGTCGACACCGGCATTCCAGAATAATGCGTCTGAGGCCAGCCGCCAGGCCGGCAATAATCAAGCGAGCGCAGAGCTGTTTTACATGCTGCAGCAGTTGCAGGGCGATTTACGGCGCCTGCAGGGTGAGGTAGAAGAGCAACGCCATCTGCTAGAACGCCTGGAGCAGCAGAGCCGCGATCGCTACATTGATCTGGATCAGCGTATTCTGAAGCTTACTGCGGCGCAGCAGCAGGCTCAGGCGGCCGCCAGTGCCGCACCCGCAACGCCTGCACCTGCCGCCGTGCAAGCAAAAGACTATCGTCAGCCTTCCGCTGAAGAAAGCAAAGCCTACAACAGTATTGTTGACCTGATTCGTAACCAGAAAAAATACGACCAGGCGATCACCCAGATTTATGAGTTTCTGGACACCTATCCCGAAGGTGACCTAACCGTGAATGCCTATTACTGGCTCGGTGAAGTCTATCTGGTGAAACCTCAGCTTGAGCAGGCCAAGCAGGCCTTCAGCATTGTCGCTACGCGTTTTGCCGACCACCGCAAGGCAGCGGATTCAACCTATAAACTGGGGATTACTCTGGACCGGCTGGGCGAAAAGGAAGAGGCTGGCCGGCGAATGCAAACCGTGGTAAAAAACTACCCGGACAGCAGCGCGGCGAAGCTGGCTCAGAGCTATCTTGACGGCCAAAGTAGCGGCAGTTGA
- the pal gene encoding peptidoglycan-associated lipoprotein Pal yields the protein MMFSVQSKAIAMLFSVGLIAGCSSTGDPMEDADYGSDVSAVDQQGGSTVFSDGSRDGVSSSQLSEEERMAEQQQSQQMALRDVTVFYFDFDTAEINSESRDALVSHARYLSANPSMNARLEGHADDRGTKEYNLALGERRANAVQRFLIVNGASRGQLETISYGEEKPAVQGMSDSARSQNRRVELLFR from the coding sequence ATGATGTTTTCAGTTCAGTCCAAAGCTATTGCCATGCTGTTCTCGGTTGGCCTGATTGCCGGTTGTAGCTCTACCGGCGACCCGATGGAAGACGCCGATTACGGTTCCGATGTGTCAGCAGTAGACCAGCAGGGTGGCTCCACCGTGTTCAGCGACGGCAGCCGTGACGGTGTATCGTCTTCACAGCTGAGCGAAGAAGAGCGCATGGCTGAACAGCAGCAGTCGCAACAGATGGCGCTGCGCGACGTTACCGTGTTTTACTTTGATTTCGACACCGCTGAAATCAACTCAGAATCCCGTGACGCACTGGTTTCCCATGCGCGCTACCTGTCTGCTAACCCGTCAATGAACGCCCGCCTGGAAGGCCATGCGGACGATCGTGGCACCAAAGAATACAACCTGGCCCTGGGCGAGCGCCGTGCTAACGCAGTGCAGCGCTTCTTGATCGTAAATGGCGCTTCACGTGGCCAGCTTGAAACCATCAGCTATGGTGAAGAAAAGCCAGCGGTACAGGGCATGAGCGACAGCGCCCGTTCCCAGAACCGTCGGGTAGAGCTGCTTTTCCGTTAA
- the tolB gene encoding Tol-Pal system beta propeller repeat protein TolB translates to MTSLTALKNRTVRAALTLVLLLATSLPLRAELLIRITEGAGSALPIAVVPFAESGAIPPGDTLADIVQSDLTMSSEFRTLSAEKMLSLPSQRSEVHFRDWRLLGQRYVLVGQLTRQGDRLEARYELFDVNREERILGESAGAPLGDLRTLAHHVSDRVYEAITGEPGAFSTQLAYITRENVGDKVRYRLQVSDIDGKRSRVRLESPEPILSPAWSPDGGSLAYVSFETGKPAIYVHELASGKRTKIADFRGLNSAPAWSPDGKSLLMTLSKGGNADIYRMDLASRDLTKLTDHWAIETEASYGAGGDEIFFTSDRSGGPQIYRQKGKGEPRRMTFGSRYNARPRPDHKGEFVYYVHQRSSGFHIARTNLESGEETVLTRTESDESPSVSPNGRMLIYATRQGGASVLTVISADGGAAYSLPATEGDVREPAWGPLTR, encoded by the coding sequence ATGACGTCGTTAACAGCCCTGAAAAATCGCACCGTTCGCGCGGCGCTGACACTGGTTTTGCTGCTGGCGACCAGCTTGCCGCTGCGCGCCGAGCTGCTGATCCGCATCACCGAAGGTGCTGGTTCGGCGCTGCCCATCGCCGTGGTGCCGTTTGCCGAAAGTGGCGCTATCCCGCCGGGCGATACCCTGGCCGACATTGTGCAGTCGGATCTGACCATGAGCAGCGAGTTTCGCACTCTATCAGCGGAAAAAATGCTCAGCCTGCCGTCGCAGCGTTCCGAAGTGCACTTCCGCGACTGGCGACTGCTGGGCCAGCGTTATGTACTGGTCGGCCAGTTGACCCGTCAGGGTGATCGTCTTGAGGCCCGCTATGAGTTGTTTGATGTGAACCGCGAGGAGCGCATTTTGGGCGAGAGCGCGGGAGCGCCTTTGGGCGACCTGCGCACCCTGGCCCATCACGTCAGTGACCGGGTTTATGAAGCCATTACCGGCGAGCCAGGTGCTTTTTCAACGCAACTGGCGTACATAACCCGGGAAAACGTTGGCGATAAAGTTCGCTATCGCCTGCAGGTCAGCGACATTGATGGCAAACGTTCGCGAGTGCGCCTTGAAAGCCCTGAACCGATTTTGTCGCCGGCCTGGTCGCCGGATGGTGGTAGTCTGGCGTATGTGTCGTTTGAAACCGGCAAGCCGGCGATTTACGTGCACGAACTGGCCAGTGGAAAACGCACAAAAATCGCCGACTTTCGTGGCTTGAACTCGGCCCCGGCCTGGTCTCCTGACGGTAAATCCTTATTGATGACATTGTCTAAAGGCGGCAATGCTGACATTTACCGGATGGATCTGGCCAGCCGTGATCTGACCAAGCTCACCGACCATTGGGCTATCGAAACCGAAGCCAGCTACGGTGCCGGCGGAGACGAAATTTTCTTTACCTCTGACCGCTCTGGTGGCCCGCAGATCTACCGCCAGAAAGGTAAGGGCGAGCCGCGCAGGATGACCTTCGGTAGCCGCTACAACGCGCGCCCCAGGCCTGACCATAAGGGCGAGTTTGTGTATTACGTGCACCAGCGCAGTAGCGGGTTTCATATTGCGCGCACCAACCTTGAAAGCGGGGAAGAGACAGTGCTTACCCGCACCGAATCCGATGAATCACCCAGTGTCTCCCCCAACGGACGCATGCTGATCTACGCTACCCGTCAGGGTGGTGCCAGCGTGCTGACGGTTATCTCGGCGGATGGCGGTGCAGCTTATAGCTTGCCTGCTACCGAAGGCGATGTCCGTGAGCCGGCGTGGGGCCCGCTGACTCGGTAA